One window of the Nitrospirota bacterium genome contains the following:
- a CDS encoding DUF2283 domain-containing protein, with product MKLNYYPETDSLYIDLSEKTSVESKEISTGVVLDYDADGNLVGIDIDNASKKVQLKELILSRLPADIHAVAA from the coding sequence ATGAAACTTAATTATTATCCGGAGACCGATTCTCTATATATCGATCTCTCCGAAAAAACAAGCGTTGAGAGCAAAGAAATTTCTACAGGTGTTGTCCTTGATTATGATGCCGACGGCAATTTAGTGGGCATTGACATAGACAATGCAAGCAAAAAAGTCCAGCTCAAAGAACTGATTCTCAGCAGGCTCCCTGCGGATATTCACGCAGTCGCAGCCTAA
- a CDS encoding rubrerythrin family protein has translation MSKTEKNLKDAFAGESQANRKYLAFAKKAEKEGYRQVAKLFRAAADAETVHAHNHLRELDGIKSTKENLEAAISGETHEFESMYPAMIDEAKAEGETSASRSFYLANEVEKIHAALYKSALESLGNSREVDYYVCQVCGNTVEGEAPDECPICGALGKMFTKIE, from the coding sequence ATGTCAAAGACTGAAAAGAATCTTAAGGACGCGTTCGCGGGCGAGTCGCAGGCCAACAGGAAATACCTTGCGTTTGCAAAAAAGGCTGAAAAAGAGGGCTACCGCCAGGTTGCCAAGCTCTTCAGGGCCGCTGCCGATGCCGAGACGGTCCATGCCCATAACCATCTCAGGGAGCTTGACGGCATTAAAAGCACCAAAGAGAACCTTGAGGCTGCCATAAGCGGAGAGACGCATGAGTTTGAGAGCATGTACCCGGCAATGATAGATGAAGCAAAGGCAGAAGGAGAGACTTCGGCTTCAAGGAGTTTTTATCTTGCAAATGAGGTGGAAAAGATACACGCGGCGCTATATAAGAGTGCGCTCGAAAGCCTCGGCAACAGCAGGGAAGTTGATTATTATGTCTGCCAGGTCTGCGGGAATACCGTTGAGGGCGAGGCGCCGGATGAGTGCCCGATATGCGGGGCGTTGGGGAAGATGTTTACGAAGATAGAGTAG
- a CDS encoding desulfoferrodoxin FeS4 iron-binding domain-containing protein: protein MATKLGEKYKCVVCTNEVAVTNEGVGVLVCCGKPMQKTA, encoded by the coding sequence ATGGCGACAAAGCTTGGTGAAAAGTATAAGTGTGTGGTTTGTACAAACGAGGTGGCTGTGACCAACGAGGGAGTCGGAGTTCTTGTCTGCTGCGGGAAGCCCATGCAGAAGACCGCCTGA
- the ribD gene encoding bifunctional diaminohydroxyphosphoribosylaminopyrimidine deaminase/5-amino-6-(5-phosphoribosylamino)uracil reductase RibD, whose product MTKNEMYIKKTLALAAKGIGRTSPNPVVGAVIVKNNRIIASDYHKKAGEPHAEALALAKAGASARGATLYINLEPCCHTDKKTPPCTNAIIRSGIKKVVVSMLDPNPKVSGKGIKELNKAGIETEAGIMEGEAAKLNEPFIKFITTKKPFIILKIAQSIDGKIADAKGESKWITGEKARKHVHKLRNELDAVMVGIGTVIKDDPSLDCRMRGGRNPYRIIVDSELRISLKSKLLGYKDGKTIIATTDQAAAGKINAIRKAGHQLLILKSRNKQVDLKLLGKELGRLGISSIMIEGGSHIAASALSGRIVDKVMFFIAPKIIGGKDAVTSVEGGAPASLLKALKLRDIKTRKFGDDLLIEGYVKN is encoded by the coding sequence ATGACAAAAAATGAGATGTATATAAAAAAAACCCTCGCTCTCGCTGCAAAGGGCATTGGCCGCACAAGCCCCAATCCTGTTGTCGGCGCTGTTATAGTCAAGAACAACAGGATCATAGCTTCTGACTATCATAAAAAAGCAGGCGAGCCTCATGCCGAAGCACTTGCCCTTGCAAAGGCAGGCGCCTCTGCAAGAGGAGCCACGCTCTACATCAACCTTGAACCATGCTGCCATACCGATAAAAAAACACCGCCGTGCACCAATGCTATTATCAGATCAGGCATTAAAAAAGTTGTAGTCTCAATGCTTGACCCGAATCCAAAGGTATCAGGAAAAGGGATAAAGGAGCTTAACAAGGCCGGGATCGAAACCGAGGCAGGCATCATGGAAGGAGAGGCTGCGAAGCTTAATGAACCTTTTATCAAGTTCATTACAACAAAAAAACCATTCATCATTCTTAAGATAGCCCAGAGCATTGACGGCAAAATAGCGGACGCAAAAGGCGAGTCCAAATGGATCACAGGCGAGAAGGCAAGAAAGCATGTTCATAAACTGAGGAATGAGCTGGACGCCGTAATGGTAGGAATAGGAACTGTAATAAAGGACGACCCGTCCCTTGACTGCAGGATGAGAGGAGGGAGGAATCCATACAGGATAATCGTTGACAGCGAGCTCAGGATATCTCTCAAATCCAAATTATTAGGGTATAAAGACGGCAAGACAATTATAGCAACAACAGATCAGGCAGCAGCCGGCAAGATTAATGCGATAAGAAAGGCCGGGCATCAGCTCCTTATTTTAAAGAGCAGAAACAAACAGGTTGACCTTAAACTATTGGGAAAAGAACTCGGCAGGCTGGGGATATCAAGCATAATGATCGAAGGCGGTTCACACATAGCCGCGTCAGCGCTTTCAGGCAGGATAGTTGATAAGGTTATGTTCTTTATCGCTCCAAAGATCATAGGCGGCAAGGATGCCGTAACATCTGTTGAAGGCGGCGCTCCTGCCTCACTTTTGAAAGCTTTAAAGCTAAGAGACATAAAAACAAGAAAATTCGGCGATGACCTGCTTATTGAAGGATATGTGAAAAATTAA
- a CDS encoding bacteriophage holin has protein sequence MKFKLLALGVSTGILWGLSLFIVTLLSVYTGYGETFLKSLPQSMYPGYDISIKGSFFGLIIGFFDGVICASIFGWVYNKIAEAQEKKS, from the coding sequence ATGAAATTCAAACTTTTGGCGCTTGGTGTTTCAACAGGTATTTTATGGGGTTTAAGTTTATTTATTGTCACGCTATTGAGTGTTTATACAGGATATGGAGAGACATTTCTGAAGTCTTTGCCTCAATCCATGTATCCGGGGTATGATATCTCTATCAAGGGGAGTTTCTTCGGCCTTATCATAGGTTTTTTTGACGGTGTTATCTGCGCTTCCATATTCGGATGGGTCTACAATAAGATAGCCGAGGCGCAGGAGAAGAAGTCTTAA
- a CDS encoding NAD+ synthase — protein sequence MTNMRISLAQMNPTVGGLEGNRKKIVSYIKKALAAKSDLIVFPELAVTGYPPEDLLLKPDFIDDSIDVLNEIKRSVDGIAAIIGFVDKKEGLYNAAAVISNKKIIDVYHKKHLPNYGVFDEYRYFKKGARYPVYNFAGINIGINICEDIWEKNGPAKVQALSGAELIININASPYCIGKIAVRQEMLKKRALECNAAMLYVNMVGGQDELVFDGGSFVMDAKGGMIIEGRQFVEEMLTFDFQPEKVKRQELSDDSRKELKRLVSKGEKVEMADIPSALSKRRPQLKNRRHKKISEPEEIYSALVLGTKDYVQKNRFKGAVIGMSGGVDSALVATIAVDALGRENVHGVFMPSRYTSKESRDDAHTHADNLGIKIKTVPIDDIFNVFLKTFSKEFSGAAPDTTEENLQARIRGTILMAFSNKFGWLVLTTGNKSEMSVGYATLYGDMAGGFAVIKDVPKTLVYKLCEWRNGKEGSMLIPENILWKEPTAELKPDQRDTDTLPPYPVLDPVLKAYVEDDRSFEEIMELGCDVNSVQKVIRMVDSSEYKRRQAPPGIKITQRAFGKDRRFPITNKYRSY from the coding sequence ATAACCAATATGCGCATATCACTGGCACAGATGAACCCTACGGTTGGCGGCCTTGAAGGCAACCGGAAGAAGATAGTTTCATATATAAAGAAAGCCCTTGCCGCCAAGTCTGACCTCATCGTCTTTCCGGAACTTGCAGTGACAGGTTATCCTCCTGAAGACCTTCTCCTGAAGCCTGATTTTATAGATGACAGCATTGATGTGCTTAATGAGATAAAGAGGTCAGTTGACGGAATAGCAGCCATTATCGGTTTTGTCGATAAAAAAGAGGGTCTCTATAATGCGGCAGCAGTTATATCGAATAAAAAAATCATAGATGTTTACCATAAAAAGCATCTTCCGAATTACGGGGTCTTTGATGAATACCGTTATTTTAAAAAAGGCGCGAGGTATCCGGTCTATAATTTTGCCGGAATAAATATCGGGATAAATATTTGTGAGGATATCTGGGAGAAGAACGGGCCGGCAAAGGTTCAGGCATTGTCCGGCGCCGAGCTTATCATAAATATCAACGCGTCGCCGTATTGCATCGGCAAGATAGCCGTCAGGCAAGAGATGCTTAAAAAACGCGCGCTGGAATGCAATGCCGCAATGCTCTATGTAAACATGGTCGGCGGGCAGGATGAACTTGTATTTGACGGCGGCAGTTTTGTAATGGATGCTAAGGGCGGGATGATAATTGAGGGCAGGCAGTTTGTGGAAGAGATGCTGACATTTGATTTTCAACCGGAAAAGGTCAAACGGCAGGAATTATCAGATGACAGCAGGAAGGAGCTTAAGAGGCTGGTATCCAAAGGCGAGAAGGTTGAGATGGCAGATATCCCTTCGGCGCTCTCAAAAAGAAGACCTCAATTAAAGAACAGAAGGCATAAGAAGATATCCGAACCTGAAGAAATATACAGCGCGCTTGTCCTCGGAACAAAAGACTATGTGCAGAAGAACAGGTTTAAGGGGGCGGTGATAGGGATGAGCGGCGGGGTCGACTCTGCCCTGGTCGCGACCATCGCTGTTGACGCGCTCGGGAGAGAGAATGTGCACGGTGTATTTATGCCGTCGCGCTATACTTCCAAAGAGAGCCGTGACGATGCACACACTCACGCTGACAATCTCGGCATAAAGATAAAGACGGTTCCTATCGATGATATTTTCAACGTCTTCCTTAAAACTTTTTCAAAAGAGTTCAGCGGCGCCGCTCCGGACACTACAGAAGAGAACCTGCAGGCAAGGATCAGGGGAACTATCCTGATGGCGTTCTCAAATAAGTTCGGATGGCTCGTTCTGACAACAGGGAATAAGTCCGAGATGAGCGTTGGTTACGCTACCTTGTACGGCGATATGGCCGGCGGGTTTGCTGTGATAAAGGATGTGCCGAAGACGCTTGTGTATAAACTCTGCGAGTGGCGCAACGGCAAAGAGGGCAGTATGCTTATTCCGGAAAATATATTATGGAAAGAGCCTACGGCAGAGCTTAAGCCTGACCAGAGGGATACAGACACTCTTCCGCCGTATCCTGTGCTTGACCCTGTGCTTAAAGCTTATGTTGAGGATGACCGCAGTTTTGAAGAGATCATGGAGCTGGGCTGTGATGTAAACAGCGTTCAAAAGGTTATAAGAATGGTAGACAGTTCCGAGTATAAGAGACGCCAGGCGCCTCCGGGGATAAAGATAACACAGCGTGCGTTCGGCAAGGACCGCAGGTTCCCCATAACAAATAAATACAGGAGTTACTAA